Proteins encoded together in one Perognathus longimembris pacificus isolate PPM17 chromosome 8, ASM2315922v1, whole genome shotgun sequence window:
- the LOC125356424 gene encoding periphilin-1-like isoform X1, whose product MNCNLLKLDTRDGFRRKSFYSSHYSRDRSPHKREPPFFRESPGGRKDSPHSRSGSSVSSRGYSPERSKPYSFHQSQHRSKERSAQSLKTSRDTSPSSSSAVPSSKVLDKPTRLTEKELAEAASKWAAEKLEKSDESNLPEISEFETVPAAALFIDQPEEPESNTTNGIELFEDSQLDRHSKAIASKTKEIEQFYRQDCETFGMVVKMLIEKDPSLEQSIQFALRQNLHEIGERCVEELKHFIAEYDNSAQDFGESF is encoded by the coding sequence ATGAATTGCAACCTCTTGAAACTGGACACAAGAGATGGTtttagaagaaaaagtttctactCTTCCCATTATTCGAGGGACCGTTCTCCCCATAAAAGGGAGCCTCCATTTTTCAGAGAGTCACCTGGAGGTCGAAAGGACTCTCCACACAGCAGATCTGGCTCCAGTGTCAGCAGCAGAGGCTACTCTCCAGAACGGAGCAAGCCGTATTCATTCCACCAGTCTCAGCATAGAAGTAAAGAGAGATCTGCTCAGTCCTTGAAAACATCACGAGACACTTCACCTTCAAGCTCTTCAGCAGTTCCTTCATCAAAGGTGTTAGACAAACCCACTAGGTTAACCGAAAAGGAACTGGCTGAGGCTGCAAGCAAGTGGGCTGCGGAAAAGTTAGAGAAGTCGGATGAGAGTAACTTGCCTGAAATTTCTGAGTTTGAGACGGTACCTGCTGCAGCATTATTCATTGACCAGCCAGAGGAACCTGAGTCGAACACAACCAATGGGATAGAATTATTTGAAGACAGTCAGCTAGACAGACACTCTAAAGCAATAGCATCAAAAACCAAAGAGATTGAACAGTTTTACCGGCAAGACTGTGAAACCTTCGGGATGGTGGTGAAAATGCTGATTGAAAAAGATCCTTCATTAGAACAGTCGATACAGTTTGCACTGAGGCAGAATTTACATGAAATAGGTGAGCGGTGTGTTGAAGAACTGAAGCATTTTATTGCAGAGTATGATAATTCTGCTCAAGATTTTGGAGAGTCTTTTTAG
- the LOC125356424 gene encoding periphilin-1-like isoform X2, which yields MNCNLLKLDTRDGFRRKSFYSSHYSRDRSPHKREPPFFRESPGGRKDSPHSRSGSSVSSRGYSPERSKPYSFHQSQHRSKERSAQSLKTSRDTSPSSSSAVPSSKTVPAAALFIDQPEEPESNTTNGIELFEDSQLDRHSKAIASKTKEIEQFYRQDCETFGMVVKMLIEKDPSLEQSIQFALRQNLHEIGERCVEELKHFIAEYDNSAQDFGESF from the exons ATGAATTGCAACCTCTTGAAACTGGACACAAGAGATGGTtttagaagaaaaagtttctactCTTCCCATTATTCGAGGGACCGTTCTCCCCATAAAAGGGAGCCTCCATTTTTCAGAGAGTCACCTGGAGGTCGAAAGGACTCTCCACACAGCAGATCTGGCTCCAGTGTCAGCAGCAGAGGCTACTCTCCAGAACGGAGCAAGCCGTATTCATTCCACCAGTCTCAGCATAGAAGTAAAGAGAGATCTGCTCAGTCCTTGAAAACATCACGAGACACTTCACCTTCAAGCTCTTCAGCAGTTCCTTCATCAAAG ACGGTACCTGCTGCAGCATTATTCATTGACCAGCCAGAGGAACCTGAGTCGAACACAACCAATGGGATAGAATTATTTGAAGACAGTCAGCTAGACAGACACTCTAAAGCAATAGCATCAAAAACCAAAGAGATTGAACAGTTTTACCGGCAAGACTGTGAAACCTTCGGGATGGTGGTGAAAATGCTGATTGAAAAAGATCCTTCATTAGAACAGTCGATACAGTTTGCACTGAGGCAGAATTTACATGAAATAGGTGAGCGGTGTGTTGAAGAACTGAAGCATTTTATTGCAGAGTATGATAATTCTGCTCAAGATTTTGGAGAGTCTTTTTAG